Within the Deltaproteobacteria bacterium genome, the region AAATGGCGGCCTCGGGTTCCGAGGCGCTGGAAAAACTGGATGTGGAAACATATCATCTCATGCTGACGGACATCAAAATGCCCGGTATGGACGGCGTCGAGCTGCTCGGGGTCGCAAAAGAAAAGTGCCCGGATCTTACCGTCATCATGATGACGGCGTATGCCACCGTCGAAACGGCGGTCGAAGCCATGAAAATAGGTGCGTTGGATTATCTGATCAAACCTTTCGATCCCGACAAAATGATTCCCATGCTCCTCGATATCTACGCAGACTTCGAGGCCGCCGGCGGTCTCGAAAGGGAAGTCGGCGCCATTGTGCTGTGCGGGGGCACCGACTACTATCGGCCCGAAACCGGAAAAAACGCCTATGGCTATGGAATTATACCCAACGTGGTGACCAGTATGGAATTTGAACGAATGCTGAGCGGACTGGGGCCGGCACAGGGCCGCCTTGTGCGGCCATCCGACGGTAAACCGGTGCGCAATATCGGCTGGATTCAGTGCGTCGGCTCCCGGGACCTCCAGTCGAACGCCGATTTCTGTTCGAGCATCTGCTGCATGCATGCCATAAAGGAAGCGCTGCTGGCCAAGGAGAAAAGCACCGACGATGTCGAAACGACCCTGTTCTACATGGACATGCGCACATTTGAAAAATCCTTCCAGCGGTACCGGGATTCCGCGGAAAAAACGCATGGGGTTCGATTCCTGAGAGGAAGGGTCCACTCCACCGAACAAAACGTCGCGGGGGATGTCGTCGTTCGATACGCGGAGCCCGACGGCACCGCCCGGAACATGTCACTCGACCTGATGGTGCTCTCCCTGGGGCAGCGACCGGCCAAAGGCGCCGATATGCTGGCGAACATGCTGGATCTCGGTCAGAATCAATGGGGCTTTTTGGACACCCTTCCCTTTTACGCCACACGGACGCAACGGGAAGGGGTCTTTATCGGCGGCGCTTTTTCGGGCCTGACGGATATAAGCAATTCCGTTATACAGTCATCGGCCGCCGCCCTGGCGGCATCGAGCGCCATCCATTCGTCCGGGGGCGGGCTGGCGCCGGAGGTTTCCAGCGTTGCGCCGCTGCGGGATGTTTCGCGCGAACGGCCTGAAATACTCGTGATTCTCTGCACCTGCGACGAAACGCTTTCCGACGGCCTCGATGTCGACGCCATGGCAAATGCGCTGCAAAACGATCCGTCGGTCAAATGGGTCGAGCGGCTGCGGCAGGCCTGTACGGAAACCGGCTGGAACGAGTTGACCGAACACATCAAGGACCGTCGGCCGAATCGGGTCGTTATCGGTGCCTGCCGGCCCTATGTGTACGCCCGAAAATTGAACGAGCTGTCCAAGGCAACCGGACTCCCGCCCTCGCTGATGGATGTGGTGGACATCCGGACACCGCTTTTCGGATTTGCCGAAACCGACCCGGAAGACAGGCAAAGGGTTGTTTTGAGTGCCCTTAAAACGGGCATCGCCGGGCAACAATATGCAGACCCGGCGCCCGTTCCGACCTGCCCCGTTCGACAAAAAGCACTGGTTGTGGGTGGCGGAATCGCCGGCTTGACGGCGGCGCTGGGCATTGCCGATCATGGGTTTCGTGTCGACGTGGTGGAAAAATCCGATGAACTTGGCGGCAATCTGAATTGGATGAAAAACACCATCGAAGGACACGACACAGCGTCACTTTTGGAAGAAACCGTCGCCAGGGTACACAAGCACCGACTGATAGACACGCACACGGCGTCGCGGATCGTATCCTCGTTTGGCGACGTCGGCTCTTTTTTTACGACCATTCAGGACGAGAAAGGTGTCCCGCTTGACCTGCAACACGGGGTGACGGTTCTGGCCACCGGCGGCTGCGAAGCGCCGGCCGAAAGTTATGCATACGGCAGGCACGACGGAATTTTAACCCAGAAGGAGTTTGCGTGCCGGCTGGCATCCGAACAGATCGACCCGGCTGCAATAGACTCGGTCGTGATGATTCAATGCGTGGGCAGCCGGGAAGCCCCGAGAAACTACTGCAGCCGGATCTGCTGCGCCGCTTCGTTGAAATACGCGCTTCAATTGAAGGCGGGCAACCCGGGTATCAACATCTACGTTCTATACAGAGACATGATGGCATTCGGTTTTCTGGAATCCTACTACACCAGCGCCAGAAAAGCCGGTGTCGTGTTCATTCAATACCATGTCGACCGCAAGCCGGTTGTTCATGTGGACGGCGGCAAGCTCTCGGTGACGACCGTCGAACCGATAATCGGCCGGCCCATTGAAATCAAACCGAATCTCGTAATTCTGGCCACGGGGATTGTGCCGAACCTGACCCGGGAACTGGCGGCGGTTTTCGACATTGCCATCGACCCGGACGGCTTTTTCCAGGAGGCCGAACCCAAATGGCGGCCTGTCGACGCCATCAAGGAGGGGGTGTTTGCCTGCGGGCTCACGCATTCGCCGCGCTCGGTTACGGAATCCATCGCCACCGCCGAAGCCGCTGCAGAGCGGTGCCTGAGAATTCTCACCAGGCACAATCTGCCGTCCGGAAAACTGGTGGCGCAAGTCCGGCACAACCTCTGCAGCCTGTGCGAACGCTGTATCGACGCCTGCCCGTACGGCGCCCGCGCACTGGACATGGACAAAGAAAGGGTCGAGGTCAACCCGGTGATGTGCCAGGGATGCGGCTCGTGTGCTGCCGTTTGTCCCAACGACGCATCCATCCTGGCAGGGTTCCCGAAACAGCAAATGTTCCAGATACTGGATGCGGCCGTGATATGAGAGGAGTATCTGGCCTGGTTGCCAGAAAAAACGTTCAGAATGGGGTGCATGGCTTTAGTACGGTATAGACATGGCAATCGGTTAAATCTGAGGGGGTGATCACATGCATACGACAGCCTTTGACGAGGGAACGCCGGAACCCGGAGACAGACCGGAAAGAGACCCTCTTGACAGCATCAGAGAGATGGTCCTCCCGTGTATTCAGTGCGGCACCTGCACCGGTTCGTGCCCCAATGCGTTTGCCATGGACAAAACCCCCCGGCGGATGTGGCGTATGGTGCTCATGGGTGAGACGGATGCCATTTTCAACAGCCGGACATTCATTCTGTGCTCGTCATGCTACTACTGCACGCTCAGATGTCCGCGCGGGCTGCCCCTGACCGATGCCATGAACGCCCTCAAGCAGATTGCCGCCAGAAACAACCTGGCCAAATACAAGCCGAGCATTCTGTTTTACAAGAAGTTTATTGAAAGTGTCAGGCGTCACGGCCGGGTCAGGGAAATGGAATTCATGACCCTGTACTTCGGTGCGCTCAAAAGCCCTTTGGTGCCCTTCAAGTTCGCCCCCCTGGGCGTGAAGCTATTGCAAAAAGGTAAGGTGTCGTTCCAGGTACCGTCCAAAGGAACGGCGCCCCTGGAAAAGCTTTTTCAAAAGGTGATGGAGTTGGAACGTTGAATAAACCTCAGCGTTGAAATAAACCCAAGCGTTGAAAAAAACCGCGCCAAAGCGCCAATGAGGGAAAGGGTATGAAATACGTATACTATCCCGGCTGTTCACTGGAAGGAACCGCCAGGGAATATGATCTGGCCACCCGTGCCATGCTGCAGGCCGTTGGTGTCGAATTAATCGAAATAGAAAACTGGACATGCTGCGGCGCCAGCGCAGCGGAACCCATCAGTCGTCTTTTATCCCTTGCCCTGCCCGCCAGAAATATCGCCTTGGCGGAAGCGCATACCGACATCGATGACATTCTCGTACCGTGCAGCGCATGCTACCTCAATCTGAAAAAAGTTACCGAAACCGTCAAAAAGGAGCCTGCAACCCTCTCAACCCTCAACGGTGTTCTGGCCGAAGAGGGGCTGGAATTGAAGCGGCCGATG harbors:
- a CDS encoding 4Fe-4S dicluster domain-containing protein, which encodes MHTTAFDEGTPEPGDRPERDPLDSIREMVLPCIQCGTCTGSCPNAFAMDKTPRRMWRMVLMGETDAIFNSRTFILCSSCYYCTLRCPRGLPLTDAMNALKQIAARNNLAKYKPSILFYKKFIESVRRHGRVREMEFMTLYFGALKSPLVPFKFAPLGVKLLQKGKVSFQVPSKGTAPLEKLFQKVMELER
- a CDS encoding response regulator — protein: MHKKIGKALVVGAGIGGIRAALDLAETGYGVTLIDKSPHIGGILSKLDYQFPTNHCGMCKMLPLVDRDKSSQYCLRKGLFHENIEILLSTELIAVDGEAGQYTAQLKQRPNWVDANKCIGCALCVDACPVEVPDEFNEGMSKRKAIYLPVPHAIPNPFIIDMAACTRCGECEKICPTGAIRLSEQARSEFKILVVDDELIVRDSLKELLGEEGFAVQMAASGSEALEKLDVETYHLMLTDIKMPGMDGVELLGVAKEKCPDLTVIMMTAYATVETAVEAMKIGALDYLIKPFDPDKMIPMLLDIYADFEAAGGLEREVGAIVLCGGTDYYRPETGKNAYGYGIIPNVVTSMEFERMLSGLGPAQGRLVRPSDGKPVRNIGWIQCVGSRDLQSNADFCSSICCMHAIKEALLAKEKSTDDVETTLFYMDMRTFEKSFQRYRDSAEKTHGVRFLRGRVHSTEQNVAGDVVVRYAEPDGTARNMSLDLMVLSLGQRPAKGADMLANMLDLGQNQWGFLDTLPFYATRTQREGVFIGGAFSGLTDISNSVIQSSAAALAASSAIHSSGGGLAPEVSSVAPLRDVSRERPEILVILCTCDETLSDGLDVDAMANALQNDPSVKWVERLRQACTETGWNELTEHIKDRRPNRVVIGACRPYVYARKLNELSKATGLPPSLMDVVDIRTPLFGFAETDPEDRQRVVLSALKTGIAGQQYADPAPVPTCPVRQKALVVGGGIAGLTAALGIADHGFRVDVVEKSDELGGNLNWMKNTIEGHDTASLLEETVARVHKHRLIDTHTASRIVSSFGDVGSFFTTIQDEKGVPLDLQHGVTVLATGGCEAPAESYAYGRHDGILTQKEFACRLASEQIDPAAIDSVVMIQCVGSREAPRNYCSRICCAASLKYALQLKAGNPGINIYVLYRDMMAFGFLESYYTSARKAGVVFIQYHVDRKPVVHVDGGKLSVTTVEPIIGRPIEIKPNLVILATGIVPNLTRELAAVFDIAIDPDGFFQEAEPKWRPVDAIKEGVFACGLTHSPRSVTESIATAEAAAERCLRILTRHNLPSGKLVAQVRHNLCSLCERCIDACPYGARALDMDKERVEVNPVMCQGCGSCAAVCPNDASILAGFPKQQMFQILDAAVI